Proteins encoded in a region of the Mercenaria mercenaria strain notata chromosome 1, MADL_Memer_1, whole genome shotgun sequence genome:
- the LOC123534853 gene encoding uncharacterized protein LOC123534853 isoform X1, whose amino-acid sequence MGSNTSLPVRSQGDTDVDSCTDEQHPRLTKDVPVSSTAKCDVDIPENNPVSEGISFIKETSSSNSKSLQTKEFNALSNNERGDNGTDRLVSVQSCLNRKPEFLKRSKEILRRNRAQTIACIDRKPAFLERSKEKLRQHRAQTVACLDRKPEFLKRSREILRRKHAYVAACLDRKPEFLKRSKEILRRNRANIIAELYSGHGKLSHDDSSKSNVRECTLHNGLARQKDAYTVEILGETTLSYTDNNFDANTECRRELISSTGSYITIYENLREETSPKILNRNDDNVNSSGVSLKCKVESESDLNNLNSSDRIKFSSCSLNIQDEEQSLCTSLKKDIQYGEEQSYDNTAEENCKHGQVQSHNPEKLDIATGVDEFYSEKSETWTTALDTSNEKAARHLLKLGVLPQSDEVAKAYKTFGKTEIFLEICQNICSYLEEKSKDIVNVWSAYRKEGDEETDVVFVVCTRSKSIEVDFEGFSIYQRAISEYSSESRKVLAEELNTKFDKTLLNKLKLSTQAHAKTLMENHSNISMISPSIFKSKRFGQARHELIVTNKPCIVLYVHIKGLIPIKEEPFPSEIDGFPTDVREAGFTLFNGGPNEFHENLKMGCAVHANVTNTEGDIMGGTLGGFVHHPEFGNCCLTCAHVVSKPDDMINLRDNNGGKAVIGTDCNYLVYQPVSHGSRHFGRLVSVVYKEGGEGKSGVDAALIQITKRFPRSGDFPDADNYREAGFDQNRPMIFNTGMTRNLSDDDISTEVVKFGAITGVTRGVVRMNGSIIRRTNMCGYSEFGYLLHNQVEILSVGGNPFALSGDSGALVFAKDRSNELVAVGMVEGGMSDGRIMITPICEILTELISPSELQTKRSPSDEHPPFYLKLQPPTDSLEDSGFDMAVDVSNENTIPKQQLEHPELASAVQTLQTEMGQVKHEMAAFRNSTTEMINGLSQKLDLLLLSKPPC is encoded by the exons tTCAACGCATTAAGCAACAATGAAAGAGGTGATAATGGAACCGACAGACTTGTTTCAGTACAATCATGTCTCAACCGTAAACCAGAGTTTCTTAAGAGATCAAAGGAAATATTAAGACGGAATCGTGCTCAAACTATTGCATGTATCGATCGTAAACCAGCGTTTCTTGAGCGGTCAAAGGAAAAACTAAGACAACATCGTGCTCAAACTGTTGCATGTCTCGACCGTAAACCAGAGTTTCTAAAGCGGTCGAGAGAAATACTAAGGCGAAAGCATGCTTACGTTGCTGCATGTCTCGACCGTAAACCAGAGTTTCTAAAGCGGTCGAAGGAAATATTAAGACGAAATCGTGCTAATATCATTGCTGAACTTTACTCAGGTCACGGAAAATTAAGCCATGATGATAGTTCAAAATCTAATGTTAGAGAATGTACATTACATAATGGATTAGCAAGACAAAAAGATGCTTACACTGTTGAAATATTAGGTGAAACAACATTAAGTTATACTGACAATAATTTTGATGCAAATACAGAGTGCAGAAGAGAGTTAATTTCATCTACAGGTTCATATATCACAATATATgaaaatcttagagaagaaactTCACCGAAAATCCTGAACAGAAATGACGATAACGTTAACAGTTCTGGTGTTAGTCTAAAGTGTAAAGTTGAATCAGAATCAGATCTAAATAATTTAAATAGTTCTGACAGAATCAAATTTTCAAGTTGTTCTTTGAATATTCAAGACGAAGAACAATCCCTTTGCACATCTCTGAAAAAGGACATTCAGTATGGTGAAGAACAATCGTACGATAATACTGCGGAAGAGAATTGCAAACATGGGCAGGTGCAATCGCATAATCCGGAAAAATTGGACATTGCAACTGGAGTCGATGAATTTTACAGCGAAAAATCAG AAACCTGGACGACAGCACTAGACACCTCAAACGAAAAAGCAGCACGACATCTACTGAAACTCGGTGTATTACCACAATCGGATGAAGTGGCAAAGGCGTACAAGACATTCGGAAAGACAGAAATATTTTTAGAGATTTGCCAGAACATATGCAGCTACCTAGAGGAGAAATCAAAAGACATAGTAAATGTATGGTCAGCATATAGAAAGGAAGGGGATGAAGAGACTGATGTGGTATTCGTTGTATGCACACGGAGTAAATCAATCGAAGTCGATTTTGAAGGCTTCTCTATATACCAGAGAGCCATTTCTGAATACAGCTCTGAAAGTAGGAAAGTATTGGCAGAGGAATTAAATACGAAGTTTGACAAAACCTTGTTGAATAAGTTGAAACTATCTACACAAGCTCATGCCAAAACGCTGATGGAAAATCACAGCAATATTAGTATGATATCCCCAAGCATATTCAAGTCAAAACGGTTTGGCCAAGCCAGACATGAATTAATTGTAACAAACAAGCCATGCATCGTGTTATATGTTCATATCAAAGGTTTGATTCCAATTAAAGAAGAACCATTCCCATCAGAAATAGACGGATTCCCGACTGATGTAAGGGAGGCTGGATTTACTCTATTTAACGGTGGTCCGaacgaatttcatgaaaatttaaagatgGGATGTGCGGTGCATGCAAACGTGACTAACACGGAAGGTGATATTATGGGTGGTACTTTAGGAGGCTTTGTACATCATCCCGAATTTGGCAATTGCTGTCTCACATGTGCTCATGTAGTCTCAAAGCCTGATGATATGATAAATCTACGGGACAACAACGGAGGTAAAGCTGTCATTGGAACCGACTGTAATTATTTAGTGTATCAACCTGTAAGTCACGGATCAAGGCACTTCGGTCGACTTGTCAGCGTTGTGTACAAAGAAGGTGGCGAAGGTAAAAGTGGAGTTGATGCTGCTTTGATCCAAATAACTAAAAGATTTCCACGATCTGGCGATTTCCCTGACGCCGATAACTACAGGGAAGCTG GTTTTGACCAGAATCGGCCAATGATTTTTAATACGGGGATGACACGTAATTTGTCGGATGATGATATCAGCACTGAAGTGGTTAAATTTGGTGCCATCACTGGAGTAACAAGAGGAGTTGTGCGCATGAATGGTTCCATTATTCGGAGGACCAACATGTGTGGCTATTCTGAGTTTGGTTACCTTCTCCACAATCAGGTTGAAATTCTCTCTGTCGGAGGCAACCCGTTCGCATTAAGTGGCGATTCTGGGGCACTCGTTTTTGCAAAAGACAGGTCTAATGAGCTTGTGGCTGTCGGCATGGTAGAAGGTGGAATGTCAGATGGTAGGATAATGATTACGCCAATTTGTGAGATTTTAACAGAACTAATCTCTCCTTCTGAGTTGCAAACAAAAAGGTCTCCATCAGATGAACATCCGCCTTTTTACCTTAAATTGCAGCCACCAACAGATAGTCTTGAGGATTCAGGTTTCGACATGGCTGTTGACGTTTCAAATGAAAACACAATTCCGAAGCAACAACTGGAACACCCAGAACTGGCATCAGCCGTTCAGACATTACAAACTGAAATGGGTCAGGTGAAACATGAAATGGCTGCATTTCGAAACAGTACAACTGAGATGATCAATGGCCTTTCTCAAAAATTAGATTTACTGTTGCTGTCTAAGCCGCCCTGTTAA
- the LOC123534853 gene encoding uncharacterized protein LOC123534853 isoform X2 yields MKVSAFLRTKPIVYEYECTVWVRYGIRNSCDSMQSWSAGINYRLQYMSEGKVAVMTFCLDKFNALSNNERGDNGTDRLVSVQSCLNRKPEFLKRSKEILRRNRAQTIACIDRKPAFLERSKEKLRQHRAQTVACLDRKPEFLKRSREILRRKHAYVAACLDRKPEFLKRSKEILRRNRANIIAELYSGHGKLSHDDSSKSNVRECTLHNGLARQKDAYTVEILGETTLSYTDNNFDANTECRRELISSTGSYITIYENLREETSPKILNRNDDNVNSSGVSLKCKVESESDLNNLNSSDRIKFSSCSLNIQDEEQSLCTSLKKDIQYGEEQSYDNTAEENCKHGQVQSHNPEKLDIATGVDEFYSEKSETWTTALDTSNEKAARHLLKLGVLPQSDEVAKAYKTFGKTEIFLEICQNICSYLEEKSKDIVNVWSAYRKEGDEETDVVFVVCTRSKSIEVDFEGFSIYQRAISEYSSESRKVLAEELNTKFDKTLLNKLKLSTQAHAKTLMENHSNISMISPSIFKSKRFGQARHELIVTNKPCIVLYVHIKGLIPIKEEPFPSEIDGFPTDVREAGFTLFNGGPNEFHENLKMGCAVHANVTNTEGDIMGGTLGGFVHHPEFGNCCLTCAHVVSKPDDMINLRDNNGGKAVIGTDCNYLVYQPVSHGSRHFGRLVSVVYKEGGEGKSGVDAALIQITKRFPRSGDFPDADNYREAGFDQNRPMIFNTGMTRNLSDDDISTEVVKFGAITGVTRGVVRMNGSIIRRTNMCGYSEFGYLLHNQVEILSVGGNPFALSGDSGALVFAKDRSNELVAVGMVEGGMSDGRIMITPICEILTELISPSELQTKRSPSDEHPPFYLKLQPPTDSLEDSGFDMAVDVSNENTIPKQQLEHPELASAVQTLQTEMGQVKHEMAAFRNSTTEMINGLSQKLDLLLLSKPPC; encoded by the exons tTCAACGCATTAAGCAACAATGAAAGAGGTGATAATGGAACCGACAGACTTGTTTCAGTACAATCATGTCTCAACCGTAAACCAGAGTTTCTTAAGAGATCAAAGGAAATATTAAGACGGAATCGTGCTCAAACTATTGCATGTATCGATCGTAAACCAGCGTTTCTTGAGCGGTCAAAGGAAAAACTAAGACAACATCGTGCTCAAACTGTTGCATGTCTCGACCGTAAACCAGAGTTTCTAAAGCGGTCGAGAGAAATACTAAGGCGAAAGCATGCTTACGTTGCTGCATGTCTCGACCGTAAACCAGAGTTTCTAAAGCGGTCGAAGGAAATATTAAGACGAAATCGTGCTAATATCATTGCTGAACTTTACTCAGGTCACGGAAAATTAAGCCATGATGATAGTTCAAAATCTAATGTTAGAGAATGTACATTACATAATGGATTAGCAAGACAAAAAGATGCTTACACTGTTGAAATATTAGGTGAAACAACATTAAGTTATACTGACAATAATTTTGATGCAAATACAGAGTGCAGAAGAGAGTTAATTTCATCTACAGGTTCATATATCACAATATATgaaaatcttagagaagaaactTCACCGAAAATCCTGAACAGAAATGACGATAACGTTAACAGTTCTGGTGTTAGTCTAAAGTGTAAAGTTGAATCAGAATCAGATCTAAATAATTTAAATAGTTCTGACAGAATCAAATTTTCAAGTTGTTCTTTGAATATTCAAGACGAAGAACAATCCCTTTGCACATCTCTGAAAAAGGACATTCAGTATGGTGAAGAACAATCGTACGATAATACTGCGGAAGAGAATTGCAAACATGGGCAGGTGCAATCGCATAATCCGGAAAAATTGGACATTGCAACTGGAGTCGATGAATTTTACAGCGAAAAATCAG AAACCTGGACGACAGCACTAGACACCTCAAACGAAAAAGCAGCACGACATCTACTGAAACTCGGTGTATTACCACAATCGGATGAAGTGGCAAAGGCGTACAAGACATTCGGAAAGACAGAAATATTTTTAGAGATTTGCCAGAACATATGCAGCTACCTAGAGGAGAAATCAAAAGACATAGTAAATGTATGGTCAGCATATAGAAAGGAAGGGGATGAAGAGACTGATGTGGTATTCGTTGTATGCACACGGAGTAAATCAATCGAAGTCGATTTTGAAGGCTTCTCTATATACCAGAGAGCCATTTCTGAATACAGCTCTGAAAGTAGGAAAGTATTGGCAGAGGAATTAAATACGAAGTTTGACAAAACCTTGTTGAATAAGTTGAAACTATCTACACAAGCTCATGCCAAAACGCTGATGGAAAATCACAGCAATATTAGTATGATATCCCCAAGCATATTCAAGTCAAAACGGTTTGGCCAAGCCAGACATGAATTAATTGTAACAAACAAGCCATGCATCGTGTTATATGTTCATATCAAAGGTTTGATTCCAATTAAAGAAGAACCATTCCCATCAGAAATAGACGGATTCCCGACTGATGTAAGGGAGGCTGGATTTACTCTATTTAACGGTGGTCCGaacgaatttcatgaaaatttaaagatgGGATGTGCGGTGCATGCAAACGTGACTAACACGGAAGGTGATATTATGGGTGGTACTTTAGGAGGCTTTGTACATCATCCCGAATTTGGCAATTGCTGTCTCACATGTGCTCATGTAGTCTCAAAGCCTGATGATATGATAAATCTACGGGACAACAACGGAGGTAAAGCTGTCATTGGAACCGACTGTAATTATTTAGTGTATCAACCTGTAAGTCACGGATCAAGGCACTTCGGTCGACTTGTCAGCGTTGTGTACAAAGAAGGTGGCGAAGGTAAAAGTGGAGTTGATGCTGCTTTGATCCAAATAACTAAAAGATTTCCACGATCTGGCGATTTCCCTGACGCCGATAACTACAGGGAAGCTG GTTTTGACCAGAATCGGCCAATGATTTTTAATACGGGGATGACACGTAATTTGTCGGATGATGATATCAGCACTGAAGTGGTTAAATTTGGTGCCATCACTGGAGTAACAAGAGGAGTTGTGCGCATGAATGGTTCCATTATTCGGAGGACCAACATGTGTGGCTATTCTGAGTTTGGTTACCTTCTCCACAATCAGGTTGAAATTCTCTCTGTCGGAGGCAACCCGTTCGCATTAAGTGGCGATTCTGGGGCACTCGTTTTTGCAAAAGACAGGTCTAATGAGCTTGTGGCTGTCGGCATGGTAGAAGGTGGAATGTCAGATGGTAGGATAATGATTACGCCAATTTGTGAGATTTTAACAGAACTAATCTCTCCTTCTGAGTTGCAAACAAAAAGGTCTCCATCAGATGAACATCCGCCTTTTTACCTTAAATTGCAGCCACCAACAGATAGTCTTGAGGATTCAGGTTTCGACATGGCTGTTGACGTTTCAAATGAAAACACAATTCCGAAGCAACAACTGGAACACCCAGAACTGGCATCAGCCGTTCAGACATTACAAACTGAAATGGGTCAGGTGAAACATGAAATGGCTGCATTTCGAAACAGTACAACTGAGATGATCAATGGCCTTTCTCAAAAATTAGATTTACTGTTGCTGTCTAAGCCGCCCTGTTAA